One genomic window of Desulfobacterales bacterium includes the following:
- a CDS encoding winged helix-turn-helix transcriptional regulator, with amino-acid sequence MKNFTKVMKSLSDPIRVKILKMLQKKAMCVCEIQHALKIAQSTTSKHLKILEASGLITSKKNGLWVNYFIADGSISPYAASLLGNLRHWLEDEPEIIALMKILPNINRDNLLN; translated from the coding sequence ATGAAAAATTTTACAAAAGTTATGAAATCTTTATCAGATCCGATTAGAGTAAAGATATTAAAGATGCTTCAGAAGAAAGCGATGTGTGTATGCGAAATTCAACATGCTCTTAAAATTGCTCAATCTACTACGAGCAAGCATTTAAAAATACTTGAAGCCTCGGGTTTAATAACTTCCAAAAAAAATGGTTTATGGGTTAATTATTTTATTGCTGATGGTTCAATAAGTCCTTATGCAGCATCATTGCTTGGTAATTTACGGCACTGGTTAGAAGATGAACCAGAAATAATAGCCTTAATGAAGATTTTACCGAATATTAATCGAGACAACTTATTGAATTAA
- a CDS encoding cytochrome C biosynthesis protein has protein sequence MVESFFITVNEWMSSGTAIAGVGCFLWGMISVLFSPCHLASIPLIVAYVGGQEKAVNPKQASIYSGAFTIGLFTTIALIGIICAVLGRMLGDVGNYWQILIGGILIWVALGMLGVDKCSMSGSLLYRLNFKGIFGALLLGLAYGILSGSCTFGFIAPILAIITIQQKIATGVLFIILFAAGHCLPIMIAGSSTAMVRKLMENSSWQGAGNWFRKGAGALICVLGIYFIINPFLMN, from the coding sequence ATGGTAGAATCTTTTTTTATTACAGTTAATGAATGGATGTCCAGCGGAACAGCTATTGCCGGAGTAGGTTGTTTTTTATGGGGAATGATAAGCGTTTTATTTAGTCCGTGCCATCTTGCATCTATACCGCTTATTGTCGCCTATGTCGGAGGACAGGAAAAGGCTGTAAATCCTAAACAAGCAAGTATTTATTCCGGTGCTTTTACCATAGGTTTGTTTACAACCATCGCTTTAATTGGAATTATATGTGCTGTTTTAGGTCGTATGCTTGGCGATGTAGGAAATTATTGGCAAATACTTATAGGTGGAATATTAATATGGGTAGCTCTTGGTATGCTTGGAGTAGATAAATGCTCTATGAGCGGCAGTTTATTATATCGTTTAAACTTTAAAGGAATTTTCGGAGCGTTATTATTAGGTTTAGCTTATGGAATTTTATCAGGTTCATGCACTTTCGGTTTTATAGCTCCAATATTGGCTATTATTACAATTCAGCAAAAAATAGCTACAGGTGTTTTATTTATAATACTTTTTGCTGCAGGTCATTGTCTTCCGATAATGATAGCAGGAAGTTCAACGGCTATGGTTCGTAAATTAATGGAAAATAGTTCATGGCAAGGAGCTGGAAATTGGTTTAGAAAAGGTGCCGGAGCTCTTATTTGTGTATTAGGTATTTATTTTATTATTAATCCTTTTTTGATGAATTAA
- a CDS encoding SLBB domain-containing protein, translating into MRKIIIISTVLYLFLIINSYAEQMQIQSLPSLAAPEGSSIKAISEGQQPQGQGPIMDNQIESPVNAPVNAPVQADVEALSEYEQFISGKGPSTISTNLKQFGYELFNNSPSTFAPVQNVPVGSDYIIGPGDEIRIAIWGKIEGQWSVAVNRDGKIILPKIGSIGVNGFTFSELKSFLYKEFSKYYTGFEMSLSMGSLRSIRVYIVGNAKKPGAYTVSSLSSLVNALFEAGGPSKKGTMRDIQLKRNGKTIINFDFYDFLLKGDKTKDIRLMPEDVIFVPIIGSFVSIAGNIKKPAIYEFDKNMKLLDIIEMAGGLTCTAFKGRVQVVRIKDNQSREIFEGDLIDLEKNPKKNFYIKDGDLIKIYSVVETNNFIKLVGAVANPGEYGILPNVTTIKDVILKAGGLLYFASNKAELFRINATPTGPMSERFIIDTAKALQDDLENNITLKVNDFIQIRTIPEWELYRMVTISGEVLFPGSYATKKGETLSSVIERAGGFTDSAYLKGAIFTRISVKSGQQKSLTELIDRVELQMFSSSQTIMEPVQVAQQKVFISKLRQITPQGRLVFNLEPLDKFKNSKDDISLEEGDNLYIPETPTFINVIGSVYNSVALIYDPVLSVNTYIDMAGGTTTFADKKSIFILKSNGSALPHKTKWFSTTSELLTSKLEPGDTIIVPEKIEKIVWMQEIKDITQILYQIAVTAGVIIVAF; encoded by the coding sequence ATGAGAAAAATTATTATCATATCAACCGTTTTGTATTTGTTTCTAATTATAAATTCTTATGCCGAACAGATGCAGATTCAATCATTACCTTCTTTGGCCGCACCTGAAGGCTCGTCAATTAAAGCAATATCTGAAGGGCAGCAGCCTCAAGGTCAAGGGCCAATAATGGATAATCAGATAGAATCACCAGTTAATGCGCCAGTTAATGCTCCAGTTCAAGCAGATGTTGAAGCATTATCCGAGTATGAACAGTTTATTTCTGGAAAAGGTCCTTCAACTATATCCACGAATTTAAAACAGTTCGGATATGAACTTTTTAATAATTCTCCATCAACCTTTGCTCCAGTTCAAAATGTTCCAGTAGGTAGTGACTATATTATAGGACCTGGTGACGAAATAAGAATTGCTATATGGGGTAAAATTGAAGGGCAATGGTCTGTAGCTGTAAATAGAGACGGTAAAATTATTCTACCTAAGATTGGCTCAATTGGCGTAAATGGTTTTACCTTTAGCGAATTGAAAAGTTTTTTATATAAAGAATTTTCCAAATATTATACCGGCTTTGAAATGAGTTTAAGTATGGGGTCATTAAGAAGTATACGAGTATATATAGTTGGAAACGCAAAAAAACCTGGTGCTTATACAGTATCTTCTCTTTCCAGTCTTGTTAATGCTCTCTTTGAAGCAGGAGGCCCAAGTAAAAAAGGAACTATGAGAGATATTCAACTTAAAAGAAATGGAAAAACAATTATAAATTTTGATTTTTATGACTTTCTTTTAAAAGGTGATAAAACTAAAGATATAAGACTTATGCCTGAAGATGTAATCTTTGTACCTATAATTGGATCCTTTGTTTCTATAGCAGGTAATATAAAAAAACCAGCTATATATGAATTTGATAAAAATATGAAACTTCTTGATATTATTGAAATGGCTGGAGGTTTAACATGCACTGCTTTCAAAGGCAGAGTTCAAGTAGTTAGAATTAAAGATAATCAATCAAGAGAAATTTTTGAAGGAGATTTGATTGATTTAGAAAAAAATCCTAAAAAGAATTTTTATATCAAAGATGGAGATCTAATAAAAATATATTCTGTAGTTGAAACAAATAATTTTATCAAACTTGTAGGAGCAGTTGCAAACCCTGGAGAATATGGAATTTTACCTAATGTTACAACAATAAAAGATGTAATACTAAAAGCTGGTGGTCTTTTATATTTTGCATCAAACAAGGCTGAATTATTCAGAATTAACGCTACTCCTACAGGTCCTATGTCTGAAAGATTTATTATTGATACTGCAAAAGCGTTACAAGATGATTTAGAAAACAACATTACCTTAAAAGTAAATGATTTTATACAAATTCGAACTATTCCTGAATGGGAACTTTACAGAATGGTTACAATATCAGGAGAAGTACTATTCCCAGGCAGTTACGCTACAAAAAAAGGAGAAACCCTTTCATCCGTGATAGAAAGAGCAGGGGGCTTTACTGATAGCGCATATTTAAAAGGAGCTATTTTTACAAGGATATCTGTTAAGAGCGGGCAACAAAAAAGTCTTACAGAGCTTATTGATAGGGTTGAGCTTCAAATGTTTTCATCAAGCCAAACTATAATGGAACCAGTTCAAGTCGCTCAACAAAAAGTTTTTATCTCCAAATTACGTCAAATAACTCCTCAAGGAAGATTAGTATTTAATCTCGAACCACTTGATAAATTTAAAAATTCAAAAGATGATATTTCCCTTGAAGAAGGTGACAATCTTTACATTCCAGAAACACCAACTTTTATTAATGTAATAGGTTCAGTCTATAATTCAGTAGCTTTGATTTACGACCCAGTGTTATCTGTAAATACTTATATAGATATGGCAGGAGGAACAACTACATTTGCTGATAAAAAAAGTATATTTATTCTAAAATCAAATGGTTCGGCTTTACCACACAAGACTAAATGGTTTTCTACAACTTCTGAATTATTGACTTCAAAGCTTGAACCTGGTGATACAATCATTGTTCCAGAAAAAATAGAAAAGATTGTTTGGATGCAAGAAATTAAGGATATTACACAAATATTATATCAAATTGCTGTTACTGCGGGTGTTATTATCGTTGCTTTCTAA
- the arsB gene encoding ACR3 family arsenite efflux transporter — MSSNEIINNDRKMTSVFERYLTLWVFLCIIVGIVLGKIAPGIARYLDGMAIYVKDAPVVSIPIAVCLFFMMYPIMVKIDFGSVIKAGKSGKPVFLTLFINWCIKPFTMYGIALLFLGTLFYQLIGPNATDYVKMPFGLDLAVGATHGAGTIVLVDGIKMMEIPLWRSYLAGCILLGIAPCTAMVLVWSYLARGNDGLTLVMVAINSLTMLVLYGFLGGFLLGVGRLPVPWQALLLSILIYVALPLVAGYLSRRWIISAKGETWFKEKFLHLLTPITIIALLITLVLLFSFKGEVIISNPLTILWIAIPLFIQTVFIFTIGYLLAKKLKLSYEDAAPAAMIGASNHFEVAIATSTMLFGLSSGAALATVVGVLIEVPVMLMLVKICTNTQYWFKDFFNEM, encoded by the coding sequence ATGAGTTCAAATGAAATAATAAATAACGACCGTAAAATGACAAGCGTGTTTGAACGTTATCTGACGTTATGGGTTTTTCTTTGTATCATTGTCGGAATTGTATTAGGCAAGATAGCTCCAGGGATAGCCCGTTATCTGGATGGAATGGCTATTTATGTAAAAGATGCTCCAGTAGTTTCTATTCCGATTGCTGTATGTTTATTTTTCATGATGTATCCGATTATGGTTAAAATTGATTTTGGTTCGGTCATTAAAGCAGGCAAAAGTGGAAAACCAGTATTTTTGACCCTTTTTATCAACTGGTGTATCAAACCATTTACCATGTATGGAATAGCCCTGCTTTTTCTGGGAACGTTATTTTATCAACTCATCGGGCCTAATGCAACAGACTATGTCAAGATGCCTTTTGGACTTGATTTAGCTGTAGGAGCTACACACGGTGCAGGTACAATAGTGTTGGTGGACGGAATTAAAATGATGGAAATTCCATTGTGGCGAAGTTATCTGGCTGGATGTATTCTGTTGGGTATTGCTCCATGCACAGCTATGGTTCTGGTATGGAGTTATCTGGCACGAGGAAATGATGGATTAACGCTGGTGATGGTAGCTATCAATTCTCTGACTATGCTTGTACTTTATGGATTTTTAGGAGGTTTTCTTCTTGGTGTTGGAAGATTGCCTGTTCCGTGGCAGGCGCTGTTGCTATCTATCCTGATATATGTAGCATTGCCTCTGGTTGCAGGATATTTATCCCGACGATGGATAATTTCTGCCAAAGGCGAAACTTGGTTTAAGGAAAAATTTCTCCATTTACTTACGCCAATAACTATAATCGCCCTTTTAATTACTTTAGTGTTGCTCTTTTCTTTTAAGGGTGAGGTTATTATTTCCAATCCATTGACCATTCTGTGGATTGCGATTCCTCTGTTTATCCAGACCGTATTTATTTTTACTATTGGCTATTTGTTGGCAAAAAAATTAAAACTATCTTATGAAGATGCAGCGCCTGCCGCTATGATTGGAGCATCCAATCATTTTGAAGTCGCTATCGCTACGTCAACTATGCTCTTTGGTCTTTCATCTGGTGCCGCTTTAGCAACAGTAGTAGGAGTTCTAATCGAAGTTCCAGTGATGTTGATGCTGGTCAAAATTTGTACTAATACACAGTACTGGTTCAAAGATTTTTTTAATGAGATGTAG
- a CDS encoding permease — translation MKERTKLAYLVILYLMVYFIPWDNSIIRQSGLEAFMMLQEYAKEHVLTCLIPAFFIAGAISVFVSQAAVLKYFGAQAKRIVAYSVASVSGTILAVCSCTVLPLFAGIYMRGAGIGPATAFLYSGPAINVLAIVLTAKILGWKLGIARAIGAVVFSVVIGLLMAFIFRKDDAKRTTGQIYVPDEDAKERTLFQDSIYIFTMVLILVFAAFAKPSPDSTGLWPFIFSIKWYITGFLLIALGIMLKAWFSKDERRNWVDATWGFMKQIFPLLAGGVLVAGFLLGRPGHTALIPEQYIQSLLGGNSLWANLFASVAGALMYFATLTEVPILQGLIGSGMGKGPALALLLAGPALSLPNMLVISGVLGFKKTLTFSGLIVIMATISGLIFGAIF, via the coding sequence ATGAAAGAGAGAACAAAATTAGCGTATTTAGTAATTTTATATTTGATGGTTTATTTTATACCATGGGATAATTCTATAATTAGACAATCTGGGCTTGAAGCGTTCATGATGCTCCAAGAATACGCAAAAGAGCATGTTTTAACTTGTCTAATTCCTGCCTTTTTTATTGCCGGAGCTATATCTGTATTTGTATCTCAAGCGGCTGTGCTAAAATACTTTGGAGCTCAAGCAAAAAGAATTGTAGCGTATTCTGTAGCTTCTGTTTCCGGAACAATATTAGCCGTATGCTCTTGCACGGTATTGCCTCTTTTTGCAGGCATCTATATGAGAGGAGCTGGTATTGGTCCTGCTACAGCTTTTTTATATTCAGGGCCCGCTATAAATGTTTTAGCTATAGTTCTTACAGCAAAAATTTTAGGATGGAAGCTTGGCATTGCCAGAGCAATAGGAGCTGTAGTTTTTTCAGTAGTTATAGGGCTATTAATGGCTTTTATTTTTAGAAAAGATGACGCAAAAAGAACAACTGGCCAAATTTATGTTCCTGATGAGGACGCAAAAGAACGAACCTTGTTTCAAGATTCAATTTATATATTCACTATGGTTTTGATTTTAGTGTTTGCCGCTTTTGCTAAGCCATCTCCAGATTCAACAGGTCTTTGGCCATTTATTTTTTCAATTAAATGGTACATAACCGGTTTTCTTTTAATTGCTTTAGGCATAATGCTTAAAGCATGGTTCTCCAAAGATGAGCGTAGAAATTGGGTAGATGCAACATGGGGATTTATGAAGCAAATATTTCCTCTTCTTGCTGGAGGCGTATTAGTAGCGGGCTTTTTGCTTGGAAGACCTGGTCATACCGCATTAATTCCTGAACAATACATTCAATCTTTATTGGGTGGAAACTCCTTATGGGCGAATTTATTCGCATCTGTAGCCGGAGCTTTGATGTATTTTGCTACTTTAACAGAAGTGCCAATTCTTCAAGGCTTAATCGGCTCAGGCATGGGAAAAGGTCCAGCTTTAGCTCTATTACTTGCAGGTCCAGCTCTTTCATTGCCTAATATGTTAGTTATCAGCGGAGTATTAGGATTCAAAAAGACTTTAACCTTTTCAGGATTAATAGTCATTATGGCGACAATTTCAGGGTTAATTTTTGGCGCTATATTCTAA
- a CDS encoding thioredoxin family protein, translating to MIIALLIVGIIGSINQQFFLSNSNADSNNTPKPIDINVPIDLKNVPVKGMVTMIDLGAKKCIPCKMMAPILEKMETVYKGKAAIVFIDVWENRDQSGRFGIRAIPTQIFFDKDGKEVYRHTGYLGEQEIIAQLKKMGVDSPKVN from the coding sequence ATGATTATTGCTTTATTGATTGTTGGAATTATTGGATCAATTAATCAACAATTTTTTTTGAGTAATTCGAATGCTGATTCTAACAATACCCCTAAGCCTATTGATATTAATGTTCCTATTGATTTGAAAAATGTCCCAGTTAAAGGCATGGTAACGATGATTGATTTAGGCGCTAAAAAATGTATTCCTTGCAAGATGATGGCGCCTATTCTGGAAAAAATGGAGACAGTTTATAAAGGAAAAGCCGCGATTGTTTTTATTGATGTATGGGAAAATAGAGATCAGTCCGGAAGATTTGGAATAAGAGCTATCCCAACTCAAATTTTTTTTGATAAAGACGGTAAAGAAGTATATAGGCATACAGGTTATTTGGGTGAACAAGAAATTATTGCTCAGCTTAAAAAAATGGGTGTAGACTCTCCAAAAGTAAATTAA